From [Clostridium] symbiosum, a single genomic window includes:
- a CDS encoding RraA family protein produces MSVGKRIYLKREMPDPEIMEEFKSIPASNTADVMGRNCAMNPRIKLVSSPKNQMMVGPAYTIKGRAGDNLALHAALNFCEEGDVLVVSNEEDNTRALMGEIMMAYLKYTKKIAGIILDGPIRDIDEIGKWDFPVYCTGTTPGGSYKEGPGEINVPISCGGISVNPGDIILADPDGVICIPRKDAAVILEEAKKFQAADEKKLEAAKNGTANRGWVEKSLEEKGFEIINDVYRP; encoded by the coding sequence ATGTCAGTGGGAAAAAGAATTTACTTAAAGAGAGAAATGCCGGATCCGGAAATTATGGAAGAGTTTAAAAGTATTCCGGCATCAAATACAGCGGATGTGATGGGCCGTAACTGTGCCATGAATCCCAGAATTAAGCTCGTGAGCAGTCCAAAAAACCAGATGATGGTGGGACCGGCTTATACGATAAAGGGCAGAGCCGGCGATAATCTGGCGCTTCACGCGGCGCTGAACTTCTGCGAAGAGGGAGATGTGCTGGTTGTTTCCAATGAAGAGGATAATACCAGAGCCCTGATGGGAGAGATAATGATGGCCTATTTAAAATATACGAAAAAAATTGCCGGAATTATTCTGGACGGCCCTATCCGTGACATCGATGAAATCGGAAAATGGGATTTCCCTGTTTACTGCACCGGCACGACACCGGGAGGCTCATATAAGGAGGGGCCAGGTGAAATCAACGTTCCAATTTCCTGTGGCGGCATCAGCGTGAATCCGGGAGACATTATTCTGGCGGATCCGGATGGAGTGATTTGTATTCCGAGAAAGGACGCGGCTGTGATTCTGGAGGAGGCAAAGAAATTTCAGGCTGCCGATGAGAAAAAACTGGAGGCGGCGAAGAATGGAACGGCGAACCGCGGCTGGGTTGAGAAGTCCCTGGAAGAAAAAGGATTTGAAATTATCAATGATGTATACAGACCATAA
- a CDS encoding 2-hydroxyacid dehydrogenase yields the protein MKLVIIEPLGVPQEKLLSMAREALPKDLEIVYYDTRVTGTQELIERGKDADIIVVSNLPMNGEVIDGCKNLKLLSVAFTGVDHIAMDHCRNNGVMVCNCAGYSTVAVADLVFGMVIALYRNIIPCNDVVRKEGTKDGLVGFELEGKKFGIVGTGAIGLRTAKIAQAFGCEVYAYSRTVKEIEGIKYVSLDELLPTCDIVSLHTPLTPETKGLIGKEELARMKETAILINTARGPVVDSEALAEALNAGRIAGAGIDVFENEPPVKKDHPLLNAKNVIATPHIAFATKEALVKRAVIVFENVAKWVDGTPVNVM from the coding sequence ATGAAACTTGTTATCATTGAACCTCTTGGAGTCCCGCAGGAAAAGCTCCTGTCCATGGCGCGCGAAGCGCTTCCGAAGGATTTGGAGATCGTATATTACGACACCCGCGTTACAGGTACGCAGGAATTGATTGAGAGAGGCAAAGACGCTGATATCATCGTTGTGTCCAACCTTCCGATGAACGGCGAAGTAATCGACGGATGCAAAAACTTAAAGCTCCTGTCCGTCGCATTTACGGGAGTTGATCACATTGCCATGGATCACTGCCGCAACAACGGCGTCATGGTCTGCAACTGTGCCGGATATTCCACCGTAGCCGTAGCCGACCTTGTATTTGGCATGGTCATCGCACTTTACAGAAATATCATCCCATGCAATGATGTGGTCAGAAAAGAGGGAACAAAAGACGGCCTTGTCGGCTTTGAGCTGGAAGGCAAGAAGTTTGGTATCGTGGGAACTGGCGCCATCGGGCTGCGCACGGCAAAGATTGCACAGGCCTTTGGCTGCGAAGTATATGCATACAGCAGAACGGTGAAAGAAATTGAGGGAATCAAATATGTTTCCCTGGATGAACTTCTCCCCACCTGCGACATTGTTTCACTGCACACACCGCTTACGCCGGAGACAAAGGGCCTGATTGGCAAAGAAGAACTGGCCAGGATGAAGGAAACGGCAATCCTGATTAATACGGCCCGCGGCCCTGTAGTGGACAGCGAGGCCCTGGCCGAAGCGCTGAATGCCGGCCGGATCGCCGGAGCCGGAATCGACGTATTTGAAAATGAGCCTCCGGTGAAAAAAGATCACCCGCTGCTGAATGCGAAAAATGTGATTGCGACGCCTCATATTGCGTTTGCTACAAAAGAAGCGCTGGTGAAGAGGGCTGTGATTGTGTTTGAAAATGTGGCGAAATGGGTGGATGGAACGCCTGTGAATGTGATGTGA
- a CDS encoding MarR family winged helix-turn-helix transcriptional regulator, translating to MTVNTHVGFEIRVLSNLIYRRINQMSAQEGETLTANQDWVLHFLIQSQGRDIMQRDIEKEFSIRRSTASRTLQLMERNGYIRREPVSYDARLKKLVVTEKGAEARARMIDRLNRFEAELQSGISREELNQLTSTIRKLEENIK from the coding sequence ATGACAGTAAACACCCATGTCGGATTTGAAATCCGCGTATTATCCAATCTTATTTACCGCAGAATCAATCAGATGTCGGCCCAGGAAGGGGAGACGCTGACCGCGAATCAGGACTGGGTTCTGCACTTTTTAATTCAGTCGCAGGGAAGGGATATCATGCAGAGGGATATTGAAAAGGAATTTTCAATCCGCCGCTCCACGGCCAGCCGGACTCTGCAGCTGATGGAGCGCAACGGATATATCCGCCGTGAGCCGGTTTCCTATGACGCCAGGTTAAAAAAGCTGGTCGTGACGGAGAAGGGAGCCGAGGCACGGGCGAGAATGATCGACCGTCTGAACCGGTTTGAGGCAGAGCTTCAGTCCGGAATATCCCGGGAGGAGCTTAATCAGCTTACGAGCACGATAAGAAAGCTGGAAGAAAATATCAAGTAG
- a CDS encoding MATE family efflux transporter encodes MNTNRELFEEAPVPKAVALMAVPTMISMLVVVIYNMADTFFIGQTGDPLQVAAVSLATPVFMIYMALGNLFGIGGSSAISRALGEKRMDRARNLSSFCCYGSLGLGVIVAVLFIAAMDLILKLIGASANTIEYARQYLTYISFGGPFIIFATAFGNILRGEGAARESMIGNLIGTVVNIVLDPVMILGLGWGVSGAAIATVIGNIAASAFYLVYFLRKKSSLSIKLKDFKMGGRIASGVASIGIPASLNNILMSFANIILNLALVGYGDTPVAAMGVAMKSNMLVVLLQIGLCAGIQPLIGYNYGARNKKRLMQVFRFTGICAVIMGTVLTIIMMIARRTLIQVFINDPEVIAYGIQMVIALQLSGPFIGILFLCINTIQGMGKALPSLVLTVCRQGLIFIPLVFMLNRMFGLDGVIYAQPAADYLSIILGIIICFWLFKAMSHRNGAEEEF; translated from the coding sequence ATGAACACAAACAGAGAATTATTTGAGGAGGCGCCGGTCCCCAAAGCGGTAGCCCTCATGGCTGTCCCCACCATGATTTCCATGCTGGTGGTAGTTATTTATAACATGGCCGATACATTCTTTATCGGACAGACCGGAGATCCCCTTCAGGTGGCGGCCGTTTCTCTGGCTACACCGGTTTTTATGATTTACATGGCGCTGGGCAACCTGTTCGGTATCGGCGGAAGCTCCGCCATATCGCGGGCGCTGGGAGAAAAGCGGATGGATCGGGCCAGGAACCTGTCGTCCTTCTGCTGCTACGGCTCTCTCGGCCTGGGCGTAATAGTTGCGGTGCTCTTTATAGCCGCAATGGATTTGATTCTGAAGCTGATAGGAGCCAGCGCGAATACAATTGAGTATGCCAGACAGTATCTGACCTACATCTCCTTTGGAGGCCCCTTTATCATCTTCGCCACTGCCTTCGGCAACATTCTCCGGGGCGAGGGAGCAGCCCGGGAATCAATGATTGGAAATCTGATTGGTACCGTGGTCAATATCGTACTGGATCCGGTTATGATTCTGGGACTGGGCTGGGGTGTAAGCGGCGCAGCCATTGCCACCGTTATCGGAAATATCGCGGCCAGCGCCTTTTATCTTGTCTATTTCCTCAGGAAAAAATCTTCCCTCTCCATTAAGCTTAAGGATTTTAAGATGGGCGGACGGATCGCATCCGGCGTGGCTTCGATTGGAATTCCGGCATCCCTGAATAATATTTTGATGAGCTTTGCCAATATTATTTTAAATCTGGCATTGGTAGGATACGGAGACACTCCGGTTGCCGCCATGGGCGTGGCGATGAAGTCGAATATGCTGGTTGTGCTTCTTCAGATTGGCCTCTGTGCCGGCATCCAGCCGCTGATTGGTTATAATTACGGAGCCAGAAATAAAAAGCGTCTGATGCAGGTCTTTCGTTTTACCGGTATCTGCGCCGTGATCATGGGTACGGTGCTGACGATTATCATGATGATTGCACGCCGGACTCTGATCCAGGTATTTATAAACGATCCCGAGGTTATCGCCTATGGAATCCAGATGGTCATTGCCCTTCAGCTTTCCGGCCCGTTTATCGGCATTCTCTTTCTCTGTATCAACACAATCCAGGGAATGGGAAAGGCGCTTCCGTCATTGGTACTTACAGTCTGCCGTCAGGGCCTGATTTTTATCCCTCTCGTATTTATGCTGAACCGGATGTTTGGACTGGACGGTGTAATTTATGCGCAGCCTGCGGCCGATTATTTATCAATTATATTGGGCATTATCATTTGTTTCTGGCTGTTTAAGGCAATGTCGCACCGCAACGGCGCTGAGGAGGAATTCTGA
- a CDS encoding MBL fold metallo-hydrolase, translated as MGEHAVEQIKENIFRLGVTLPQNPLRELNSYLIRGGERDLLIDTGFRRPECREALMAGIEEAGSSTSRIDVLLTHLHSDHTGLAREAAAPDGRIYISETDFKVLQEGFLPQRSLLRHRQFLEAGFPEELLNETEAVNPASRYKLDALDGRFCPLHEGDKIQAGPYSLTMISVPGHTPGNAMFWEENQRFMFTGDHILFDISPNITSWLGVEDSLGNYLDSLKKAKKYPVVFAFPGHRKTGNYGERIEQLLLHHEKRLEEVIKLLKEKPDMTIYELTGKMRWKIRANSWEEFPAAQKWFAVGECMAHVDHLEKLGKISRYFEDGVWRYRADA; from the coding sequence ATGGGAGAGCATGCGGTTGAACAGATAAAAGAAAATATATTCAGGCTGGGCGTCACGCTGCCTCAGAATCCCTTAAGGGAGCTCAACAGCTACCTGATCCGGGGCGGGGAGCGGGATCTTCTAATTGATACGGGATTCCGCCGTCCGGAATGCCGGGAGGCGCTGATGGCAGGCATTGAAGAAGCCGGCAGCAGTACAAGCCGGATCGATGTGCTTCTCACGCATCTCCACTCGGATCACACCGGACTTGCCAGGGAGGCAGCGGCCCCGGACGGACGGATTTATATCAGCGAGACGGATTTCAAGGTATTACAGGAGGGATTTCTTCCGCAGCGGAGTCTGCTCCGCCACCGCCAGTTTTTGGAGGCCGGTTTCCCCGAGGAGCTGTTAAATGAAACAGAGGCGGTTAATCCGGCGTCCCGCTATAAACTGGATGCACTGGACGGACGCTTTTGCCCGCTGCATGAAGGCGATAAGATTCAGGCCGGTCCATACAGCCTGACTATGATTTCCGTGCCCGGACATACGCCCGGCAACGCGATGTTCTGGGAAGAAAATCAGCGTTTTATGTTTACAGGAGATCATATCCTGTTTGACATTTCTCCAAATATTACATCCTGGCTGGGTGTGGAGGACTCTCTGGGTAATTATCTGGACAGCCTGAAGAAAGCAAAGAAGTATCCGGTGGTTTTTGCATTCCCGGGTCACAGGAAGACGGGAAATTATGGGGAGAGGATTGAACAGCTTCTGCTTCACCATGAAAAACGTCTGGAGGAGGTCATAAAACTTCTGAAGGAAAAACCGGATATGACAATTTATGAGCTGACCGGAAAAATGCGCTGGAAGATCCGGGCAAACAGCTGGGAGGAATTTCCCGCGGCCCAAAAGTGGTTTGCAGTAGGGGAATGCATGGCTCACGTGGATCATCTGGAGAAACTTGGAAAAATCAGCCGTTATTTTGAGGACGGCGTCTGGAGGTACCGGGCGGATGCCTGA
- a CDS encoding threonine/serine exporter family protein has product MRDACFSIAASFFGSLGFAILYNTRGRRILISSLGGAAFWGLYLVFFHYVQNDYLGFFTSAILITIYAEIWARILKTPATTVLMPTVIPFIPGGALYYAVSAALKMDMPVFAEKARSALGLAVALAAGIMVVTSLRGPVDMLLKMANSKRRN; this is encoded by the coding sequence ATGAGAGATGCATGTTTTTCAATCGCCGCATCCTTCTTCGGATCGCTGGGCTTTGCCATTCTTTACAACACCAGAGGCAGGCGAATCCTGATTTCCTCCCTCGGAGGAGCCGCTTTCTGGGGACTCTACCTGGTCTTTTTTCACTATGTGCAGAATGACTACCTCGGCTTCTTCACCTCAGCCATCCTGATCACAATCTACGCCGAGATATGGGCCAGAATATTAAAAACACCGGCGACCACGGTCCTGATGCCGACGGTCATTCCCTTCATCCCGGGAGGTGCTCTCTACTACGCCGTAAGCGCGGCCCTGAAGATGGACATGCCCGTCTTTGCCGAAAAAGCCCGCTCCGCCCTCGGCCTGGCGGTAGCCCTGGCAGCCGGGATCATGGTCGTGACATCACTTCGCGGACCGGTGGATATGCTGTTAAAAATGGCAAACAGCAAAAGACGTAACTAA
- a CDS encoding threonine/serine exporter family protein codes for MTNEQILTCAINIGEQLLVNGAEISRVEDTISRICRAYGVRQSHIFSIASCIIVSLETADGEWITQTRRILNYGTNMYRLDRLNNLSRKICAGRPSWDTVEEEFEAIVQSREYSPAVQVAVCAMVAAAFTIFFGGTLRDGLAAAFVGVLLKMTLFGLQAMKMKQIFSNIICSILSGLGCIFVCFVGLGRNLDAIMIGNIMLLIPGVLLTNSFRDFISGDMISGLLHFSEAIITAICVAGGFIIAIILTGGSL; via the coding sequence ATGACGAATGAACAGATACTGACCTGTGCGATCAATATAGGGGAACAGCTTCTGGTGAACGGTGCGGAGATCAGCCGTGTGGAGGATACCATCAGCCGCATCTGCAGGGCATACGGGGTGCGCCAGAGCCATATTTTTTCCATTGCCTCCTGTATCATAGTCTCTCTGGAAACGGCAGATGGCGAATGGATTACCCAGACGAGAAGGATCCTGAATTACGGGACCAATATGTATAGACTGGACAGGCTGAACAACCTGTCCCGGAAAATCTGCGCCGGGCGTCCGTCCTGGGACACGGTGGAAGAGGAGTTTGAGGCAATTGTGCAGAGCAGGGAGTATTCCCCTGCGGTACAGGTCGCGGTCTGCGCGATGGTGGCCGCCGCTTTCACCATTTTTTTCGGGGGAACCTTAAGAGACGGGCTCGCCGCCGCCTTTGTCGGAGTGCTCTTAAAAATGACACTGTTCGGCCTGCAGGCCATGAAAATGAAACAGATTTTTTCCAATATTATCTGTTCCATCCTATCGGGTCTCGGCTGTATCTTTGTATGCTTTGTGGGCCTTGGGCGGAACCTGGATGCAATCATGATAGGAAATATCATGCTGCTGATTCCGGGAGTCCTTCTGACAAACTCATTCCGCGACTTCATCAGCGGTGACATGATCAGCGGCCTTCTTCACTTTTCAGAGGCGATCATCACGGCAATCTGTGTGGCCGGCGGATTTATCATTGCGATTATCCTGACGGGAGGCAGCTTATGA
- a CDS encoding DUF3870 domain-containing protein, translating to MNQEETVYIIGESRTNLDNAITKVYGTFYIAFEIIPETEEIVDVDCSRTLELTKDFIRRLFLGKRIELDSEKIEAEVKRRYFGSSTKAIIVAYRDALKRFQKIKES from the coding sequence ATGAATCAGGAGGAGACGGTGTACATCATCGGTGAGTCCAGGACGAACCTGGATAATGCGATTACAAAGGTCTATGGGACATTCTACATTGCCTTTGAAATCATACCGGAGACAGAGGAGATTGTGGACGTGGACTGTTCACGGACTCTGGAGCTGACAAAGGATTTCATACGGAGGCTGTTTCTGGGGAAAAGAATAGAACTCGATTCGGAGAAAATTGAGGCGGAGGTTAAAAGACGGTATTTTGGTTCATCGACAAAGGCGATCATCGTCGCTTACCGTGATGCACTGAAACGTTTTCAGAAGATTAAGGAATCATAA
- a CDS encoding serine hydrolase, whose translation MTYRENLLRKINEYTESQSGTISVSFYDLKEQDGFSIDGGRRVPSASTIKLVIMAELMRRVRRGELSLDDKITVTEEMKTGGDGILKELAPGHCFTIKEIMTLMIIISDNEATNILIEMLGMDGINKMAGELELKEASLGRKMMDSEAKKQGRDNYICADDIALILRKIYTGDCVDGEASAMMLDILKRQQQSGRLQLYLPEEVEVAHKCGDLDFLENDGGIILLPDHPYILVILTSGMPTNKDGREAIGRISRIVYEELS comes from the coding sequence ATGACATACAGGGAGAACCTTTTAAGAAAGATAAACGAATATACCGAATCACAGAGCGGAACGATTTCCGTCTCATTTTACGACCTGAAAGAACAGGACGGATTTTCGATAGACGGCGGCCGGCGCGTTCCCTCCGCCAGCACGATCAAGCTGGTTATCATGGCGGAGCTGATGCGCCGCGTCCGCAGGGGAGAACTGTCGCTGGACGACAAAATTACCGTTACCGAGGAGATGAAGACGGGCGGCGACGGAATACTTAAGGAACTGGCTCCGGGACATTGCTTTACGATAAAAGAGATTATGACGCTGATGATTATTATCAGTGACAATGAGGCTACCAATATCCTGATAGAAATGCTGGGAATGGACGGCATTAATAAGATGGCGGGGGAACTGGAACTGAAAGAGGCCTCGCTGGGGCGGAAGATGATGGATTCCGAGGCCAAAAAGCAGGGGCGTGATAATTACATCTGCGCCGACGACATTGCCCTGATTCTCAGGAAAATCTATACGGGAGACTGCGTGGACGGTGAGGCCAGCGCTATGATGCTTGATATCCTGAAAAGGCAGCAGCAGTCCGGCCGCCTCCAGCTCTATCTGCCCGAAGAGGTGGAGGTGGCGCACAAGTGCGGAGATCTGGATTTCCTGGAAAATGACGGCGGGATCATCCTGCTTCCGGATCATCCCTACATTCTTGTGATCCTTACCAGCGGGATGCCGACAAATAAGGACGGCAGAGAGGCAATCGGCAGAATATCCAGGATCGTATACGAGGAACTTTCATAG
- a CDS encoding Na+/H+ antiporter NhaC family protein codes for MESTMIFGISPIFALLPLIIYIILAFKDINPVLNVVICVVLSAIMTKQPFSAMGGVLADSIGSFLGMIGFIIMLGSALGAVLKETGVAEFLIMALMHKIGIDSEKKAIIASMITSIVVVALLGTLAGANAIIAPLIIPLVAIIGLTPSTMAAVLMGAGITGLFIGPYSPQVVTIMSLTGMTYGNYFIQVGLPVAALCWITTFVCSIRIQNKTRNVYKYEDVEEAKTDYSASPEAKRATAVFFACMVLLIGYGIYLQSGSSYAILVISVTAIITGLAGGIHPDKLFDVMIEGASRMMWLFIMFVLFTPFIGFVSEAGAFDALVKLIEPLLRSNSKIIVSLITALTGIFGVGGAAAAQSVVMDSMFKELVNNIGMSTGLWATVLLVGSQITSFAYPEADMLGQMGLARSKDLKNMVKFGVTITIVTIIYVGVRAIFG; via the coding sequence ATGGAATCTACAATGATATTTGGAATTTCACCCATATTTGCATTGCTGCCGTTAATTATTTACATCATACTGGCGTTTAAGGATATCAACCCGGTGCTGAATGTGGTTATCTGCGTTGTGTTAAGCGCAATCATGACAAAACAGCCGTTTTCCGCCATGGGCGGCGTGCTGGCCGACTCCATCGGCTCATTCCTGGGCATGATTGGATTCATTATCATGCTCGGTTCGGCTCTGGGGGCCGTGTTAAAGGAAACCGGCGTTGCGGAATTCCTGATTATGGCCCTGATGCATAAAATCGGCATTGACAGTGAGAAGAAGGCAATCATTGCATCGATGATTACTTCTATCGTGGTTGTGGCTCTTCTCGGAACACTGGCCGGAGCCAATGCAATCATCGCGCCGCTGATTATTCCGCTGGTGGCGATAATTGGACTGACGCCGTCCACAATGGCGGCGGTACTGATGGGAGCGGGAATCACGGGCCTTTTTATCGGGCCGTACTCTCCCCAGGTGGTGACGATTATGTCCCTTACGGGCATGACATACGGAAATTATTTTATCCAGGTCGGCCTTCCCGTGGCGGCGCTCTGCTGGATCACGACATTCGTTTGTTCCATCAGAATCCAGAATAAAACGAGAAACGTGTATAAATATGAGGACGTGGAAGAGGCAAAAACAGATTATTCCGCAAGTCCGGAAGCGAAACGCGCGACAGCCGTATTTTTTGCCTGTATGGTACTTCTGATTGGTTATGGAATCTACCTTCAGTCGGGATCTTCCTATGCGATCCTGGTCATCTCCGTGACGGCGATTATCACCGGTCTTGCAGGCGGAATTCATCCCGACAAGCTGTTCGACGTCATGATCGAGGGCGCCAGCAGGATGATGTGGCTCTTTATCATGTTCGTATTATTTACTCCGTTTATCGGCTTTGTTTCCGAGGCGGGAGCATTTGATGCGCTTGTAAAATTGATCGAGCCGCTGCTCCGTTCCAACAGTAAAATTATTGTTTCTTTAATCACCGCGCTGACGGGAATCTTCGGCGTGGGCGGAGCCGCTGCGGCACAGTCGGTTGTTATGGACAGCATGTTTAAAGAACTTGTAAATAATATCGGAATGTCCACGGGACTTTGGGCAACCGTACTGCTGGTAGGCTCCCAGATTACATCCTTTGCCTATCCCGAGGCGGACATGCTGGGACAGATGGGACTCGCCCGCTCCAAGGATCTGAAGAATATGGTGAAATTCGGCGTCACGATCACCATCGTTACGATTATCTATGTAGGCGTACGCGCAATTTTCGGATAG
- a CDS encoding dipeptide epimerase — MKITEIRTGTLSVPLHVPFKTALRTVTHVEDIIVEVHTDTGNTGYGEAPPTGVITGDTRGSILGAVNEHMRHLLIGREVDDFESLLKDLNACMVKNSSAKAALDMALYDLYGQLYGIPVYKLLGGCRDTIRTDITISVNSPEQMAEDTKTALKRGYDCLKIKVGSDPSMDVERLRAVRETAGKDICIRIDANQAWTPREAVKLLNQMQEYGLDIEFVEQPVKAADFEGMKYVTEHSCIPVLADESVFSPQDAVKIMQMRAADLVNIKLMKCGGIYNALKIASAAEIYGVECMIGCMLETKVSVNAAVHLACAKQVITKVDLDGPVLCSEDPVIGGAVFNEKEIRVSGRPGMGIEGIRGVVYH; from the coding sequence ATGAAGATAACAGAGATAAGAACAGGCACGCTGTCGGTGCCGCTCCATGTGCCGTTTAAAACGGCGCTGAGAACCGTGACCCATGTGGAGGACATCATCGTTGAGGTCCACACCGATACGGGAAATACCGGATATGGGGAGGCGCCGCCTACCGGGGTGATCACGGGAGACACCAGGGGGAGCATCCTGGGAGCAGTTAACGAGCATATGAGGCATCTCCTGATCGGGCGCGAAGTAGATGATTTTGAGTCGCTGCTGAAGGACCTCAATGCCTGTATGGTCAAGAACAGCAGCGCCAAAGCCGCGCTTGATATGGCGCTATACGATCTGTACGGCCAGCTCTACGGCATACCGGTGTACAAGCTGCTCGGCGGCTGCAGGGATACCATCCGGACCGATATCACAATCAGCGTGAATTCCCCGGAACAGATGGCGGAGGACACAAAAACAGCGCTGAAACGCGGGTATGACTGCCTGAAGATTAAAGTTGGAAGCGACCCGTCCATGGATGTGGAGAGGCTCCGCGCCGTGAGGGAGACGGCGGGGAAGGATATCTGTATCCGGATCGACGCCAACCAGGCGTGGACACCCAGAGAGGCGGTAAAGCTTCTGAACCAGATGCAGGAATACGGTCTGGATATCGAGTTTGTCGAACAGCCGGTAAAGGCCGCCGACTTCGAGGGCATGAAATATGTAACGGAACATTCCTGCATTCCGGTGCTGGCCGACGAGAGCGTATTTTCACCTCAGGACGCCGTGAAAATCATGCAGATGCGGGCCGCCGATCTGGTCAATATCAAGCTGATGAAATGCGGGGGAATCTACAATGCGCTGAAGATAGCTTCGGCCGCCGAGATATACGGCGTCGAGTGTATGATCGGCTGCATGCTTGAGACCAAGGTAAGCGTCAATGCCGCGGTCCATCTGGCCTGTGCAAAACAGGTAATTACGAAAGTCGATCTCGACGGTCCCGTACTCTGCAGTGAAGATCCCGTAATCGGAGGAGCCGTATTCAACGAGAAAGAGATCCGTGTAAGCGGCAGACCGGGAATGGGGATTGAAGGAATCAGGGGAGTTGTATATCATTAA
- a CDS encoding Sapep family Mn(2+)-dependent dipeptidase: MKFEELICKDSDAMIRDLKKLIAIKSVGQKGEGGYPFGTGVHRCLKECLSLAEKMGFQTANIDNMLGYCEYGSGEEMTAVLGHLDVVPEGEGWTRPPYGGEEENGRIYGRGAIDDKGPLIAAMYALKAVRESGIPLKRRVRIFYGLNEETGSADMKYYLSHGGEVPVMGFTPDGEFPLINGEKGIVNAVYEKKIPQKEPVSGKGIRILEIHGGTAVNVVPALASAVIEEDGETKTVWEEGTGAHASIPHKGVNAVGKLLAGLDGLESGGKLHDTIHFLAERFGTEWDGQSAGVKCSDAVSGDLTLNLGTIAYDGETLRVGFSMRYPVTLDFETCGRKLEELMHGAGFATAELVHKKSLYMEEDSPLVKILSSVYEEVTGFSGKPKCIGGGTYAKMMPNILAFGPVFPGDPVCEHEPDEYVEREKLIRACTLMAHAISRMAGEED; the protein is encoded by the coding sequence TTGAAATTTGAAGAATTGATCTGCAAGGATTCGGATGCGATGATCCGCGATCTGAAGAAGCTGATTGCCATCAAAAGCGTAGGACAGAAAGGGGAGGGCGGATATCCTTTTGGAACCGGGGTTCACCGGTGTCTTAAAGAATGTCTTTCCCTGGCGGAAAAGATGGGATTTCAGACCGCCAATATCGACAACATGCTCGGATACTGTGAATACGGCAGCGGAGAAGAGATGACGGCTGTGCTGGGACATCTGGATGTGGTTCCGGAAGGGGAGGGCTGGACGCGTCCTCCCTATGGAGGGGAGGAAGAAAATGGGCGCATTTACGGACGCGGAGCCATTGACGACAAAGGCCCTTTGATAGCCGCCATGTATGCTCTGAAGGCGGTAAGAGAGTCGGGGATCCCACTTAAACGCCGGGTCAGGATTTTCTATGGCCTCAATGAGGAGACCGGCAGCGCCGACATGAAGTATTATCTGTCCCACGGAGGCGAGGTTCCCGTCATGGGATTTACACCCGATGGGGAATTTCCCTTAATCAATGGGGAGAAGGGCATTGTCAACGCAGTCTATGAAAAGAAGATTCCACAGAAGGAGCCGGTATCCGGTAAAGGAATACGAATCCTGGAAATCCATGGGGGCACGGCGGTCAACGTTGTACCGGCCCTGGCGTCCGCCGTCATAGAGGAAGACGGAGAGACAAAAACAGTGTGGGAGGAGGGGACGGGAGCCCACGCCAGCATACCGCATAAGGGCGTCAATGCCGTTGGTAAGCTCCTTGCAGGGCTGGACGGATTGGAATCAGGAGGAAAACTGCATGACACCATTCATTTTCTTGCTGAAAGATTTGGAACGGAATGGGACGGACAGAGCGCGGGAGTGAAATGCTCCGACGCTGTTTCAGGGGATCTGACCCTGAACCTGGGAACCATCGCCTATGACGGGGAGACGCTCCGCGTCGGGTTCAGTATGCGCTATCCCGTGACCCTGGACTTTGAAACCTGTGGGCGGAAGCTGGAAGAGCTGATGCACGGGGCGGGATTTGCGACAGCGGAACTGGTACATAAAAAAAGCCTCTATATGGAGGAGGACAGCCCTCTGGTGAAAATCCTTTCATCCGTCTACGAGGAAGTGACCGGTTTTTCCGGAAAACCCAAGTGCATCGGAGGAGGCACATATGCCAAGATGATGCCGAATATTCTGGCCTTTGGCCCCGTATTTCCCGGGGATCCGGTCTGTGAACACGAACCGGATGAGTACGTGGAGCGGGAAAAATTAATCCGCGCCTGTACGCTCATGGCACATGCAATCAGCCGGATGGCCGGTGAAGAAGATTAA